The Candidatus Neomarinimicrobiota bacterium sequence ATGCATGTATCCACGAGGATTTTCATTTTTTTATTCGCTGTTCTTTATAGTCGTAGTTTGGATCAATATCAATATGTCCGAACAAGTCCAATAATTTAGCCTGTTTTCGCCGTTGGATATATTCGATCAATGCATCCGTAACGACAGCTTTTTTCGTTTTTTTGTCGCTATTTTTCAAAGCTTCTTCTAACAATTCGTGATCGAGGGCAAGGTTAGTAGCCATAATTATTCTCCATGTATTGTGTAA is a genomic window containing:
- a CDS encoding type II toxin-antitoxin system VapB family antitoxin; protein product: MATNLALDHELLEEALKNSDKKTKKAVVTDALIEYIQRRKQAKLLDLFGHIDIDPNYDYKEQRIKK